Within Candidatus Polarisedimenticolia bacterium, the genomic segment CTCCGACCCGCCCATATCGATCTGAAAGAGAATCTGGAGCGCGAATTCCCGGCCGCGCCTTCTTTCCCCCATGCGCTATCTCCGCGCGGCGGAACGGCCGGGAGCCGGCGCGGGCCGGCCCCCGATCCCCGCTTCAAGATTTCGATAAAGAGTGGCCATGCGGAGCGCCGCCCGGGCGGCTTCCCATCCCTTGTTCATTCGCCCCTTTGCCGATCGATCCCGCGCCTGCGCCTCGTTTTCCACCGTGAGCACGCCGAAGGCCACGGGAACGCCGGTCCGCCGTGAAATCTCGGAGAGGCCGGCGCAGACTTCGCGCGCGAGGAGCTCGAAGTGCAGCGTGTCGCCCCGCAGGATCATCCCCAGGCAGATCAAGGCGTCGAGCGCTCGATCGGGGCGCTCCAGCAGCTTCGCGGCCGCCTGCGAGATCTCGAAGGCCCCGGGGACGCGAAAGATCGAGATCGCCTCGCGGCTCACGCCGTGGACCGCCAGACACTCCAGGGCCCCTTCCAGAAGCCTCTCCGCCGTCTCGGAGTGATAATCGCTCACCACGACGCCGAACCGGAATCGCGAGGCGCCGGGAATCCTGCCGCTCGACTCGGACCTGGATCGCGACACCCTCCTCCTCCTGGGGCGCGGCGTCTGGTGCTTCTTCGAGCCGCGCGGGCGATCTTATGCCGAAGCTTCGTATGAGGTCAAAGACCGCGGGAAACCGGGAAGAGCGCCGATCGCAGCAGCGCGCTCCAGGTCGGGGCGAGCATCGCCTTCAACGCCAGATCCAGGATCAGTCCCGCGCCCGCGGCGGCGATCCAGAGGCGCCGGTCCTCCCAGCGAAAAGGAATTCCGAGCCACCGCTTCAGGGCGGGGCCCGCCAGGACCACCCCCAGGATGACGAAGGACACGACGCGCAGCATCGCCCAGGGAGGCCAGCCGAAGAGCGCCACCTTCGAGGGCGTCTCGGCGAGGCTCATGAGGCTCCCCA encodes:
- the ribH gene encoding 6,7-dimethyl-8-ribityllumazine synthase, coding for MSRSRSESSGRIPGASRFRFGVVVSDYHSETAERLLEGALECLAVHGVSREAISIFRVPGAFEISQAAAKLLERPDRALDALICLGMILRGDTLHFELLAREVCAGLSEISRRTGVPVAFGVLTVENEAQARDRSAKGRMNKGWEAARAALRMATLYRNLEAGIGGRPAPAPGRSAARR